The region TGGCAATAGTGTATTTTGCTGTTTTGCCGTTCTTGGCTATTGCACTCTTTTTTATTGTGAAGCGCGTTAGTCCTCTATACAGGGTTATGCAAGGCGCAATGGATAAGCTTAACGAGGCTCTGCAGGAAGACTTTGCCGCAGTACGCGCGATTAAGGCTTATGTTCGAGAAGGATATGTCTCTGAGCGTTTTGAAAAGGTTAATACACAGTATGCGCAGACTGCCACAAAGACTTTTGGAACTTCCGTTTTAAACCTGCCAATTTTCCAGGCTTCTATGTATGTCACCAACGTGGCCATTCTTTGGTTTGGTGGTCAAATGATTATGGCAGGTAGATTAGGAGTTGGCGAACTCACAGGATTCATGAGTTATGTCTTGCTCATCATGAACTCTCTTATGATGATTTCTGGCGTGTTCTTGCTTACTGCTCGAGCCATTACTAGTGTGCGTCGAATCGGAGAGATTCTCTCTGAAGAGCCTGCTATTGAGTCTCCACAAAATGGTTTGACTCATGTTAAGAATGGTGCAGTTCGCTTTGAAAATGTGTCTTTTAAGTACAGCTCAGATGCAGAAGAAGACGTCCTAGAAGATATTAGCCTCTCGTTTGAGCCAGGTTCTACTATTGGTATTCTTGGCGGAACAGGTTCCGGAAAAACTACGCTTATTCAGCTGATTGCTCGCTTGTACGATGCAACTGAAGGCACCGTTTTTGTTGGCGAGAATGACGTCCGCTCCTACAATCTTGTTTCACTTCGTGACGCGGTATCTGTTGTGCTTCAGAAAAATGTGCTGTTCAGCGGTACCGTCCGCGACAACCTACTTTGGGGAGATCCTAACGCAACTGATGAGGAACTGCTTCACGCTTGCTCTATTGCGTGTGTTGATGAGTTTCTTGACAGGATTGGTGGCTTGGACGGAGACCTTGGTCAAGGTGGCGTCAATGTTTCCGGTGGTCAGAAGCAGCGTCTTTGTATTGCCCGCGCGCTTTTGAAGAAGCCAAAAATTATCATTTTTGATGACTCAACTAGCGCAGTTGATACTGCCACTGATGCAAAGATTCGCGCAGGTCTAGCTGAACTTGCTGACATGACAAAAATCATTATTGCCCAGCGTGTTAACTCAGTTATGGACTCAGATCAGATTGTCGTTCTTGATAATGGCAGGGTTCACATGACGGGAACTCACGCAGAACTTCTCGCCAAGAGTCCTATTTACAGAGAGTTGTATGAGTCTCAGATGGGTGGTAGTCAGCTAGACATTGACGCTGCTGGTAAGGAGGTGTCACATGGCTAATCGCGCAGGAGGAGCACGTCCTCAAAATATCGGACATACCATTAGAGTGTTTGTTTCGTACTTGGGTCATGCTAAGAAACGCCTTATGTTGGTGGCACTTCTTGTTTCTATTAGTGGTTTAGCTGCGCTCCTTGGCACCTATATGATTAAGCCTGTTGTTGCTGCGGTGGGCAGGGGAGACGTAAACGCATTCACCAATCTCATTGTGTTTACGGCTGTTGTGTATGCAATTGGTGCTCTTACTAGTGTGGGTTACACGCAAATCATGGTTCGCGCTGCTCAGAGGATTGTTTTTGACATAAGACGAGACCTCTTTGAGCATATTGAGTCGTTGCCGTTAAGGTTTTTTGACCAGCGTACGCGTGGCGATATCATGAGTTTCTTTACAAATGACGTGGATACTATTTCAGAAGCGCTCAACAATAGTTTTGCCAATCTTGTTCTGGCGTTTATTCAGATGGTTGGTACACTTGTGCTGCTCATTGTTCTTAATTGGCAGTTGACGCTTATTACTATTCTCTTTGATGTGTTGATTGTAGTATATGCGCGTTATGCAAGTAAGCGTTCAGCTAAGCATTATTCAGTGCAACAAAAGAGCCTTGGTGTTCTTAATGGCTTTGCAGAGGAGACCATTTCTGGACTTAAGGTAGTTAAAGTCTTTAATCATGAGGATGCTAATTTTACTGATTTTCAAAAGGTGAATGAGGAGCTAAGAAGCTCTGGAACAAGCGCTCAGTCATACGCAGCCACGATGGTTCCTATTACTGTTTCTTTGACTTACATTAACTACGCAGTAGTTACCGTGGTTGGAGCACTTTTGGCTGTAAATGGACACGCTGATGTTGCAAGTCTTGCATCCTACCTGGTTTTTGTTCGCCAGGCAGCCATGCCGTTCAACCAGTTCACACAGCTCTCCAACTTCCTGCTCACTGCTCTTGCCGGTGCCGAGCGCATCTTTGCTGTTATGGAGATGACTCCCGAGGTTGATGAGGGTAAGGTTAAACTGCTTCGCGTAAGTGGCTACGAGTCAGGTGACGAATCTTGGGCATGGGTTAAACCATCTGGCGAGAAAATCCCTCTTGCTGGAGACGTACGCTTTGATGAGGTAACTTTTGGTTACGACGAGGGACAGACGGTTCTTGCTAACCTTTCTTTGTTTGCAAAACCTGGCCAGAAGATTGCCTTTGTTGGTTCAACAGGTGCTGGTAAAACAACTATTACCAATCTTATTAACCGCTTTTATGATGTTCGCAGTGGCACTATCACTTATGATGGCATTCCTATTAACGATATTAAGAAGTCAGCACTTCGCTCTTCTTTGGGCATTGTATTGCAAGACACGCACCTGTTTACCGGTACCATTGCAGATAATATCCGTTTTGGTAAGTTAGATGCTACCGATGACGAAGTTATTGCTGCAGCAAAGATTGCAAACGCGGACAAGTTTATTCGCCGCATGCCTCGTGGTTACAACACTGTGCTTACTTCCGACGGTGCTAATCTTTCTCAAGGTCAACGACAGCTTCTGGCTATTGCACGTGCTGCTATTGCTGATCCTCCCGTACTTATTCTAGATGAAGCAACTTCCAGCATTGATACGCGTACTGAGGCACTTATCGAGAAGGGCATGGATGCCCTTATGGCAGGTCGTACCGTCTTTGTAATTGCTCATCGCTTATCTACGGTACGTAATGCAAATGCCATTATGGTACTTGAACATGGACGCATTATTGAGCGCGGCACTCATGATGAGTTGATTGCTCAGCATGGTGAGTATTATCAGCTTTATACCGGCTCACGTGAACTTGAGTAGAGGCGTTTATTGTGCTTGAAGCTTTAGCTGTTGCTCTTGGTGGAGCGCTTGGTAGTTTAGGTCGTTGGCAGTTGGGAGTTCTCTTTAAACAGTGGATTCCTAATCTTCCAGTTGGCACGTTTGCTGCAAATGTAGTTGCAGGTTTGATTATTGGTTTTGTGACAGGAATAGATCTTGCAAGTCTTCTTCAGCCGCAGGTAAAGCTTTTCTTAGCTGTTGGTCTTTGCGGAGGACTTTCGACTTTCTCGACCTTCTCAAATGAAACGCTTGCGTTTATTCAGGCAGGTAACTGGACTGCTGCAGGCGTGAACATTGCGGCTAACATTATAACTTGCTTGGTTGCCGTTTTTATTGGATTGAAAGTAGCAGCTGCTGTTTCATAGCATAACCATTTAGACCTTGATATTTTGTACGTTGACTCTAGGGCACAGATTTTTCTGCTTGTTAAGCTAAAGCACGTAGGGGATTAGGGAGGTGGAATGCGTATATGATAGAGTCGTTCAATAATACAATTGACTATATTGATACTGAGCTTGCTAATACTATTGATGAAAAGAAAATTGCCCAACTTTCGGGATATTCATTTCCATTATTTAGCAGAATTTTTTCTATTTTGACTGATATGACGTTATCCGAATACATTCGGAATAGGAAACTGTCTCAGGCAGCCGTCAATCTCAGAAATACCAACGAGAAAGTTATCGATATAGCTATGAAGTATGGCTACGAATCAGCTGATTCATTTACAGCTGCCTTCAAAAGATTCCATGGATTTACCCCTACCGAGGTAAGGAGTGGAAAACCGTTCAAGGTTTTCTCGCGTGTTCAGTTAGCTTTAAGCATACAGGGAGGTAGAACTATGGAGGTTAAGATTCAAAGGAAGCCGGGATTTAAGATTGCTGGCATCAGTGCTCAAGAGATTGAAACTTCATTATGCAATGGCGTATGGAAAAAGTTGTTTTCAAAATGCAGTTTTGAAGAGTTGTCTAAAATTGGGAATGGTCAGAGTTTTGGCATGTGCTATGACGTAGAGAATATTAACAGCATAAACTATCTAGCTGGTTTTGATGTGACTGATGTAGACCGTGCCCAAAAGTATGGGCTCGAAATTGTAGATATTCCCGAGGCAGAATATGCTGTTGTAAAATTGCACGGTCCTATCCCTACGTGCATTCATGATGGATGGAAGTATGTGATGGAAGTTTTCTTCCCGGAGCATGGTTATGTGCATGCTGGAACTCCTGATTTTGAAGTGTATAGCGAAGGCGATATGAATGATTCTGCCTATGAGATGGAGCTTTGGATTCCTGTTGTAAAGGCTTCGAAGGCGTAAGGGTAACTGTAATATCAGAAGTTTTTATCTTACTTTTTTATATTTTCTTTACGAGGAAGTACAAATAATACTATTCCCATAGTAACAAGAGGAATACAAGCTACGCATACGAGTACAAAGAGTGCATTTTGAGCTCCTGCAAGGGTACTTGTTGCTATGTCAGAGGTGCCAAGTTGTGATGCGGCTACAATGCCAGAAATAATACTGGTGCCTAGTGCACCAAAGAGCTGCTGCATAGTATTGATTACAGCATTGCCGTCTGCCTTTAAGTTCTCTGGTAGGTGCTTGAGCGCAACGGTAAAGTTATTTCCTATCTGTAATGCTTGACCTATGGTAAAGATACAAAAAATACAAGCAATTAGTTCTACCGTGAGCAGGGGAGTAAACGCTAAGAAAAGGATCTCGCTAATAAGACAGAAAAGTATGCCTGTCATGATAGGTTTGCGAGCCCCTAGTTTATCGAATATCTGACCAGAAATAGGCGCCATAACTGCACCAATTGCGCATCCTGGAAGCATTTGTGCTCCTGCGACAGTAGCACCTGCTCCTAGAGTGAGTTGAGAAAAATTAGGTAAAAGATAGGATTGACCAAGAATAATAAACTGTAGAGCAATAATGGCAAAAAGTGAAAGTACAAAGGCTTTCTCGCTAAATACGGCAAGGTCAATGAGAGGAATTTTAGGAGATTGTTTAGAGGATTGCATTTTGTTAGGCAATGATTTAGTTAGAGATTTAAGCGAGTTCTCGTGGCGTATAAAGAGCGCGAGTGATCCAGCAAAAATTACCATTGCAAGCAAAACAGGAATGCTAAGAAGACCAAACGCGCCGGACTCGTCAATAACAAAGATAAGCGCAATAAAACTTACGGTAAGAAGTAGCCAGCCAAAGACATCAAAAGAAATAACTTCAGTCTCATGGCTCTGTTGGATTGAACTGATTCCCAGCACAAACGCTACAATCAAGAAGGGAAGAAGACCGGCAAAAATCATTCGCCAACCAAGATGTTCTGCAATCCAGCCACCAGCTGAAGGCCCTACTGCAGGAGCAACGGCGGTAACAAGCATACCAATGCCCATCATGACGCCCATATTTTTAAGTGGAGCCTGCTCGGTAATGATGTTGAACATCAGGGGCAGCGCTAGACCGGTGCCAATTCCTTCTAAAATGCGGCCAAGCAGCAATAACATAAACGTTGGAGCAGCAAATCCGCAGAGAATGCCGCTGATATAGAAGATCATGGCTACGGTAAAAATACTTTTAGTTTTGAACCGTCTATTTAAAAATGATGACATAGGCATGATGATGGCAAGAATCAAAAGGTACGATGTGGTCATCCACTGTACTGTTGAGGTACCAATAGAAAATTCTTCCATCAATGTCGGAAACGTCACGTTCATGGCAGTTTCTACGACAACTCCCGAGAAGGACATAATTCCTGTTGCAATTACAGAAAGAACAAGTTTTGTATTGAGCTTTCGTTCAAACATGAATCCCCTTTATTGCCGCGTAGGCTTACTAATTCGACGGTATATCGTAGCATGAATAGAGCATTATTTTTTGTATACGCACAAAGGCCTATATAACTAAAACTTATAGAAAAAAACAGGGTGGTTTAAAAACCACCCCGTTCTGCTTAGCAATATAGCGTGTTGGCAAACAGTTTATTTAGCTTTGCCCTGGTTAGCAACAGCGTTAATCTTTGCTTCAATAACTGCTGGATCGCCAATATAGTGCTTGTCAACAATGTTCCAGTCCTTATCAAAGGTATATGCGCAAGGAATGCCGGTTGGGATGTTGACCTCAAGAATCTCTTCTGGAGTGAGGTGCTCAAACTGCATAACAAGAGCACGAAGGCTATTGCCGTGTGCAGCAATGAGAACACGCTTGCCAGCCTCAAGTTGTGGCTTAATCTCCTGCTCAAAGTAAGGCCATGCGCGTGCAATGGTGTCCTTCAGGCACTCTGTGTATGGAAGGTCCTCTGCTGGGACATCGCGGAACATCTCTTGAATGTGAGGATCACGCTCGTCACCTGGCTCAAGAGCTGGTGGCTGTACATCAAAGGAGCGACGCCAAATCTTTACCTGATCCTCGCCATGCTCCTTAGCAGCATCAGCCTTGTTAAGACCCTGCAGAGCGCCGTAGTGACGCTCATTGAGACGCCAAGTCTTATGAACAGGAAGCCAATTGCGATCAAGCTCATCAAGAACATGATTCAGAGTGTGAATAGCACGCTTGAGTAGGGAAGTGTAGCAAACATCAAAGTCGTAGCCAGCCTCTTTAAGAGCGCGACCGCCAGCTGTTGCTTCCTCATGACCAGTCTCGGTAAGGTCAACGTCGGTCCAACCGGTGAATAGGTTGAGCTTGTTCCACTCAGACTCACCATGGCGAACAATAACAAGGTGCATGTACTGATCTTCAGCCATAAGGCTTCCTTTCTACGCGTTAAACTTTGTGTACCATGCGTGGTACACAAAGTTTTTGGTAATACTTTGCACACAGCTGCAAGATAAAACGCTTGCGAATAATATTTTACCGCACGCCGAAAAATACGTGCGAATCAATGTCTAAAAGATTTTTCGTAATGCGTGCACTAATTCTGACTCAAAGAGTATTTCAACTTCTTTAGCGAGAGTTTAGATTCTTCAAATAATTTATGATTTAGCGTATGTAAGTATGCAATGAGGGTATAGTATGCCTTGGTTAACAAATTGAGGAGTATCAGTATGAGTCCTATTGATATTTTGATCGTCCTTATCGTCATTGCCCTTGTTGTTCTTTGTGTTCGTTCTCAGCTTAAGAGTGCAAAAGAGGGTTCTTGCTCTGGTTGTTCTTCATCTAGCAGCTGTGGAACTCATCATGGTGGCGATGGACATTGCGGTGTTGCACAGAAAATGATTTCTGATGTCGACAAGGCTTTTGACGCTTAATAAGTCATTTGTCACAATTTCATTAATAATTTTTGCCGTTCACCCGGTTTTGGAGAAGTGGAAACATAGCCGTAACAAGAATGTGTCATGGTAGTTATGATTCCAGTTTTCTGACCCGGGAAGGCCATATGAGTACAGATAAGAAGATTGATTATATTCTTCGTACGGTAGAGGAGCGAGATGTTCGCTACCTGCGCCTTTGCTTTACCGATGTACTCGGCGGATTAAAAGCTCTTTCCATTTCCCCTGAGGAGCTAGAAGAGGCTTTTGTTGAGGGCATTGGTTTTGATGGCTCTAACGTTGATGGTTTTGCCTCTCAGGAGCAGTCAGATCTTCTCGCATTTCCTGATGCAGATACGTTCCAGATTCTTCCATGGAAGACAGATGATGGTGTAGTTGCAAATGTATTTTGTGACATTCAAACTCCTCGACGCGAAGCCTTTGCAGGTGACCCACGACTTGTGCTTAAAAATGCTTTTATTAAAGCAGAAGATCTTGGATATGTTGCAAATGTTGGTCCAAAGCTTGAGTATTTTTACTTTGTGAATGGTATTGAACCAAAGCCTATTGACCAGGCAGGATACCTTGATTTGAATTCCGCTGACCTCAGCCATAGTCTTCGTTATTCCACATCTCGTGCGCTTGAGAATCTTTCAATTCCTGTTCAGTATTCTTTCCACGCAGCTGGTCCTGCACAAAATGGCGTCGAGCTTCGTTATGCAGAGGCACTAACCTGTGCAGATAATATTGTTACTGCTCGTTTGGTTATCAGGCATATTGCAACACTTCACGGTGTATTTGCTTCGTTTATGCCAAAGCCTCTTCAGGGTGTTCCTGGCTCAGCCATGCTTTTGAACCAATCGCTTCTTAACCACGATGGTGAGTCTCTGTTCTGGGCTCCAAAGACTGAAAATGAAGCTCACCTTTCTGAACTTGCACAGCACTACATTGCTGGTCTTATTAAGTACGCCCCTGAGTACATGCTTATTACTAATCCAACGGTTAATTCCTATAAGCGTTTTGATCGCGATGCTATTCCAGCATATGCAACTTGGGGTCGCAAAAATCGTTCTGCCATGGTCCGCATTCCTACGCATAAGCCAGGAAAGCACGTTGCCACCCGCGCTGAACTGCGCATTCCTGATCCAACTGCAAATCCTTATTTGGCCAATGCTGTTACGCTTATGGCTGGACTCAAGGGTATTGAAGAGGGCCTCTCGCTTCCTGAGGAGTTTGTGGGCGGAAATCCTGCCGATTATGGCGAGAAACTCCCAACTAATCTTGGAGAGGCACTTGAACGCTTCAAGCAGTCTGAGCTTCTCAAAGATGCTCTTGGCGAGCATATCTTCTCGTATCTGTGTGAGCGCAAGGCAGAGGAGTGGCGTGAGTTCTGCCTTACAGTTACCGATTGGGATACCCACAAGTACTACGCAGGCTGCTAAGTAAGTATTTCGTTTGCTTTTTATGTTTTTACTTTTGAACCCTGTTCTGATTTATTCAGAGCAGGGTTTTTGTGAGAAAACATTTTGGTAAGAAGAATGTTTTACTTGCTTCTCTAAGCTATTTTTGAGCCGCTTTTTTCAAATTGTTACCGTTTTATGAACTGAAAAAATTACTTTTACCTGGTCTTTATTGGATAGAATGACTAAATAATAGTAATTTATACAAAGAAGTTGTTCTTCTCGCCATTTTTATGCAATAAAAACGAGAATAGTATAGAAAAATATAAGTAGATTTTTCATATTTGCTTTCTATAATTCATTCCAACGAATTTCAGCTCAGATTTATTCAGGAAGAGGCAGATATGAAATCTTCATTTGCAACTACAGTTAAAAAGACTGCTCTGAAGGGCGTTGCAGTTGTTTCTATGGCGTGTGCACTTATGGGCCTTATAGCTTGCTCATCACCTAAACAAGAAACTGCTCAGCAGAGCACAACTTCACAGTCCGAGTCTGGCTATACATTGGTAACTAAGGGTCATCTGACTGTTGTCGCAGAACTTGGTTTCCAACCTTTTGAGTATTTTGAAGGTAATTCAACCACTCCTGTTGGCTTTGACGTTGATCTTATTACTGAGATTGCTAAGAGACTCAACCTCGAAGTTACTTACCTGCCAAATCAGAAGTTTGACACCCTTGTTCCAACTATTAAACAGGGCGGTAAGGCAGATGTTGCTATTGCAGGTATTACCATCACTGATGAGCGTTCCCAGGAAGTAGACTTCACTACTTCTTACCTTGACTCTAATCAGTCCCTTGTTGTTAAGTCTGGCAGTACCGAGACTGAGCAGACGCTCAATGATGCCTCCAAGAAGATTGTTGTTCAGACAGGAACTTCTGGTGAGGATTGGGCTAAAGAGAACCTTCCAAATGCAACTATTGTTTCTGTAGACGACGTTGCTGCAGCAATGGCAGGAGTCCAGACTGGTCTGTATGACGCGATGGTCATTGATCTGCCTGTTGCTTCTAATTTGATTAGCACTTCATATTCTGATCTGACAATTGCAAAAGAGATTCCAACAGGTGAGCAGTACGGCATTGCCGTTTCCAAGGACAATCCTGCACTGACTGAAGCAATTAACAAGGTTCTCGCAGATATGGAAAAAGATGGCACTATGACTGCTCTTAAAACCAAATGGTTTGGCTCTAATATCTAGTTTTATCAGCTCAATAAAAGTGCTTGAAGTCAGATTTGGCTTCAAGCACTGCATTGTTTTAAGCGTCAGGATTTATCGCACCTCAAGCACCAAAGGAGTATCACGTGATTGCACTTTTGCACAAAACTATGTCCGGACAGCAGCTGTCCTTGTGCATATCATCAGCGAGTTTCAAGGCTGAATCTATGCCTCAGAATATGGCTCATGATTCTGCTGAGTCAAAGTGTCCGCATGTACGCGTGTATTCCTCTTTGTTTGTAGTATTTCTCGCCACGTTTCTTTTGAGTGGATTGTTCTTCATGAGCTTGAGCGTGTTTTCTGCTGAGAGTGCGTTTGCTCTCACCACAAACAAGGCAACAGCTAAGTCAAATCAGACGGAAGGTAATGGTGTTATTGGTGGCAAAGAGACACGCTTGACCTGGGAGGGAACAGTTGAGGATGAGCAGATATCTCAGCTGACTTTGCAGCTTCCTGAGGGCTCTGATTTGCAGAGTGCAACTACTAAGGTAACCGTTCTTTCAGGTCTTACGCGCGAGAAGATCGAAGCAACTGCAAGCGTGCAAGGAACGCAGGTTGTCATTTCTTTTGCAACACCTGTAGATGCTCAAAAGCTTATTCGCGTTGAGATTTCCGGTATGAAGTTTCCTTCTGACGGAGGCGCGTACACTGTTGAAGGAACCTATACCACTGAGCAGGGGACTCAAAAGCTTGTCTCTTCTCCTGAAATCACCGTTATTTCTAATACACCTGTTCAGGCCATTGTAAATTGGCTTGATGTTCAGCCTTGGGTTGAAGCATGGAACTCAAACCACTTTTTGGGTATGTTCTTAAAACCTCAGCTGATTGTCTCCTCAGTTGTGATGTTATTCCCGGGATGGCTGGTTTGTCTGGCAATTGTAATTTGCGCCTATCCTGTGGCCATTGTGCTAGGAATGGGATTTGCACTGCTTAAGATTTCTAAGAATCCACTCCTGCGTGCCCTAGCGGTGGTATATATTAACCTTTTGCGTGGTACCCCATTTTTCCTGCAGATTTATATTTTGTTCTTTGGTCTTCCCATGCTGAACATCAATTTGGACACCAATCTGCTTGGCTTTATTGTAGTGGCCATTAATTCTTCTGCCTATCTTTCAGAGATTTTCCGTGCTGGCATTCAGTCAATTCCTCAGGGTCAGTACGAGGCAGCAAGTTCTCTTGGTATGAATCGCTTCCAAACCATGACATTTATCATCATTCCTCAAACTATTCGCCGAGTGATTCCACCTCTAACCAGTGATTTTATTACTTCTTACAAAGATACTTCGCTACTTTCTTCTGTAGGTGTTATGGAGCTGATGATGTTTGCTAAAAACCTCACCACATCAACCGGAAACATGACTCCATACATGACAGCGGCTCTGTTCTATTTGGCAATTACACTGCCACTTATTAAGGTGGTTGGAAGTATCGAGAAACGCATGGAGCAGTCAGAAACAGGTCAAACCGCAAGTACTAAAACTAGTAAAACTCAAGCTATTTCTAAGGAGGAAAACTAATGTCGTTCTTTTCTTTCAATAAGAAATCAAACACAGAATATCCTGCCTTGGACGCTGAGATTGCTGCACAAGAGGCATTTGAGCGCGATAAGCTGCTTACTAACCATGCCTTTGAAGCAGGGGAACATCCTATTGTTCGTATTGAGCATCTTAATAAGTCATTTGGAGCAACGCATGTTTTGAATGACGTTAATCTAACTGTCTGGCCAGGCGAAG is a window of Lancefieldella parvula DSM 20469 DNA encoding:
- a CDS encoding ABC transporter permease subunit (The N-terminal region of this protein, as described by TIGR01726, is a three transmembrane segment that identifies a subfamily of ABC transporter permease subunits, which specificities that include histidine, arginine, glutamine, glutamate, L-cystine (sic), the opines (in Agrobacterium) octopine and nopaline, etc.), which translates into the protein MIALLHKTMSGQQLSLCISSASFKAESMPQNMAHDSAESKCPHVRVYSSLFVVFLATFLLSGLFFMSLSVFSAESAFALTTNKATAKSNQTEGNGVIGGKETRLTWEGTVEDEQISQLTLQLPEGSDLQSATTKVTVLSGLTREKIEATASVQGTQVVISFATPVDAQKLIRVEISGMKFPSDGGAYTVEGTYTTEQGTQKLVSSPEITVISNTPVQAIVNWLDVQPWVEAWNSNHFLGMFLKPQLIVSSVVMLFPGWLVCLAIVICAYPVAIVLGMGFALLKISKNPLLRALAVVYINLLRGTPFFLQIYILFFGLPMLNINLDTNLLGFIVVAINSSAYLSEIFRAGIQSIPQGQYEAASSLGMNRFQTMTFIIIPQTIRRVIPPLTSDFITSYKDTSLLSSVGVMELMMFAKNLTTSTGNMTPYMTAALFYLAITLPLIKVVGSIEKRMEQSETGQTASTKTSKTQAISKEEN